CTGGCTGTTGCTGGGCGTGGACGCCATGCTGATGGGATCGGGCCATGCGCGCGAGGCCGAACAGGCCGCCTGGGTCGAGACCGTGCTGGCGCGTGCCCTGGCCGAGGCGCGGCCGGTGGCGCTGTTCCTGCACAAGCCACTGTTCCTGAACGACCCGGACGAAGAGGATCGCGGCTACTGGACGGTGCCCGGCGCCGCCCGCGCGCCCTATCTGGCGGCGATCCGCGCCGGCACCATCCGGCTGGTGGCCAGCGGCCATCTGCACACCGCCCGGATCATCCGCCGCGACGACACCGTCTATGCCTTCGGCGCCTCATCGGGCTTCATCGTCGACAAGCTGGCCCCCGCCGACCTGCCCGGTGAAAAGCGCCTGGGCGCCACCCTGCACATCCTGGGCGATGACGGTTCGGTCGAGAGCCGGTTGCTCACACCCGAAGGGCTCGATACCTTCGTGATCGACGACGTCGCCCACGAGGTCTATCCGCCGCATCGCTGACGGATCATCCGACATCCGGTCGATCATCAGGCCTCCGGCGCTGGTGTTCGGCGGCACGTCGCCCCATATCCAGGGCTTACGGCGTCGGGGCGGGCGGCATCGGGGCAGGCTCCGCCCCGGCCGCCCGATCCGGCGGCGCCGACCCGTGCCGCACCACCCGCGAGGACCAGATGGCCGATACCGAACTTGGAAACGCACTCGACCTGCTCGACGACCTGATCGCCCGCGCCAAACGCGCCGGTGCCGACAGCGCCGATGCGCTCAGGATCGACGGCAAGGCCCTGTCGGTGCAGCGCCGGCTGGGCAAGATCGAGGAACTGACCCGGTCGGATGGCGGCGATCTGGGCCTGCGGGTGCTGGTCGGGCGCCGGCAGGCGATCGTCTCCACCGCCGATCTGCGGCCCGAAAGCCTGGATGCCCTGGCCGAACGCGCCGTCGCCATGGCCAATGCCGTGCCCGAAGACCGGTTCGCCGGCCTGGCCGACCCCGACCAGATCGCCCGCGACATCCCGGCGCTGGACATCTATGACCCCACCGAGTTCACCGCCGAACAGCTTCTGGGCTGGGCCGAGACCTGCGAGGAGGCCGCCCGTGCCGTGCCGGGGGTGACCAATTCCGAGGGCGCCAGCGCCTCGCAATCCCATATGATGATCGCCCTCGCCGCCTCGAACGGTTTCCGCGGCGCCTATCGCACCAGCCGCTTCACCGTCGGCGCCAGCACCATCGCGGGCGAGGGGCTGAACATGGTGCGCGGCCATGACTACACCTCGAAGCGCTTCGTCGAAGATCTCGACGACATCGCCACCGTCGGCCGCACCGCCGGCGAGCGCACGGTTGAGCGCATGTCGCCGCGCCGGCCCAAAACCGCGCGGGTGCCGGTGATCTTCGACCGCCGGGTGTCGCGGGTGATGGTCAGCGCCATCGCCTCGGCGGTCAACGGCGCCGCGGTCGCGCGCGGCACCAGCTTCCTGAAGGACCGCATGGGCGAGAAGATCGCCAGCGACGCCTTCACCATCATCGACGACCCGTTCCGCCACCGCGCCCCCGCCTCTCACCCCTTCGACGGCGAGGGCATCGCCGGCGGCACGCTGACCGTGGTCGAGGGCGGCGTGCTGAAAAGCTGGCTGCTCGATTGCCGCTCCGCCCGCCAGCTTGGCCTGAAGACCACCGGCCATGCCGCACGCGGGGCCGGATCGGCGCCAAGCCCGGCATCGAGCAATCTGTATCTGGCACCGGGCGAGATCAGCCGCGCCGACCTGATCCGCGAGATCGGCACCGGGCTGCTGGTCGACGAACTGATGGGATCGGGCGTCAATATCGTCACCGGCGATTTCAGCCAGGGTGTCGCCGGCTTCTGGATCGAGAATGGCGAGATCGCCTATCCGGTCAA
This portion of the Tistrella bauzanensis genome encodes:
- a CDS encoding metallophosphoesterase family protein, whose amino-acid sequence is MLRVLQITDTHISPAKAHFASNWAPVAALARVLRPDLVVHTGDVTVDGADMAEDMAHCRALMDGLGLDWLAVPGNHDVGSENPDHHQAVNDERLARWDAHFGPDRWLREAGRWLLLGVDAMLMGSGHAREAEQAAWVETVLARALAEARPVALFLHKPLFLNDPDEEDRGYWTVPGAARAPYLAAIRAGTIRLVASGHLHTARIIRRDDTVYAFGASSGFIVDKLAPADLPGEKRLGATLHILGDDGSVESRLLTPEGLDTFVIDDVAHEVYPPHR
- a CDS encoding TldD/PmbA family protein; this translates as MADTELGNALDLLDDLIARAKRAGADSADALRIDGKALSVQRRLGKIEELTRSDGGDLGLRVLVGRRQAIVSTADLRPESLDALAERAVAMANAVPEDRFAGLADPDQIARDIPALDIYDPTEFTAEQLLGWAETCEEAARAVPGVTNSEGASASQSHMMIALAASNGFRGAYRTSRFTVGASTIAGEGLNMVRGHDYTSKRFVEDLDDIATVGRTAGERTVERMSPRRPKTARVPVIFDRRVSRVMVSAIASAVNGAAVARGTSFLKDRMGEKIASDAFTIIDDPFRHRAPASHPFDGEGIAGGTLTVVEGGVLKSWLLDCRSARQLGLKTTGHAARGAGSAPSPASSNLYLAPGEISRADLIREIGTGLLVDELMGSGVNIVTGDFSQGVAGFWIENGEIAYPVNEITVAGRFQDMLMSIRPASDLEFRSGTDAPSLAVEGLTVAGA